The following coding sequences are from one Lolium rigidum isolate FL_2022 chromosome 6, APGP_CSIRO_Lrig_0.1, whole genome shotgun sequence window:
- the LOC124660204 gene encoding chaperone protein dnaJ 49-like has protein sequence MDGNKDDAIKAMRIGKDALDAGDTDRALKFLSKAKRLDPSLPIDQLLDPILNKDDPSSSPASSSSSSAPQPPPPSRAAAEATGADGLRERKQKGKKKEGEQNGGDTSGVRTYTEEQLEVVHQIKKNTRDYYKILGLEKDCTVEDVRKAYRKLSLKVHPDKNKAPGAEDAFKAVSKAFQCLSDAESRKRFDLVGSDEPPAYNRRAASTARSYNGFYQDDIDPDEIFRNFFFGGMAPANTRQFGQFGAYHFRTGGVHHTQGAQQGSGGSNVRMLVQLLPVLLLLLLNFLPSSEPVYSLSRSYPYEHKFQTPRGVAYYVKLPNFEEQYPHQSTERTTLERHVERDYYSIITQNCRVEMQRRQWGLAYQTPHCDMLQKFEATTAQ, from the coding sequence ATGGATGGCAACAAGGACGACGCGATCAAGGCCATGCGCATCGGCAAGGATGCCCTCGACGCCGGCGACACCGACCGCGCCCTCAAGTTTCTGTCCAAGGCCAAGCGGCTAGACCCCTCGCTACCCATCGACCAACTCCTCGACCCCATCCTCAACAAGGACGACCCGTCCTCCTCACCGGCCTCGTCATCTTCCTCATCCGCCCCACAGCCCCCGCCGCCCTCTCGAGCAGCAGCAGAAGCCACTGGGGCTGATGGCTTGAGAGAGAGGAAGCAGAAGGGCAAGAAGAAGGAGGGGGAGCAGAACGGTGGTGATACTTCTGGGGTGAGGACGTACACGGAGGAGCAGCTGGAAGTGGTGCATCAGATCAAGAAGAACACAAGGGATTACTACAAGATCCTGGGCCTTGAAAAGGACTGCACCGTCGAGGACGTGCGCAAGGCTTACCGCAAGCTCTCTCTCAAGGTGCACCCTGACAAGAACAAGGCTCCCGGTGCCGAGGATGCCTTCAAGGCCGTCTCCAAGGCCTTCCAGTGCCTCAGCGACGCGGAGAGCCGCAAGCGCTTTGATCTTGTTGGTTCTGATGAGCCACCGGCATACAATAGGAGGGCGGCATCCACTGCCCGTTCGTACAATGGGTTCTACCAGGATGACATTGACCCAGATGAGATTTTCAGGAACTTCTTCTTTGGTGGGATGGCTCCTGCCAATACCAGGCAGTTTGGACAGTTTGGAGCGTATCATTTCAGGACTGGAGGGGTGCACCATACTCAGGGGGCGCAGCAGGGTTCTGGTGGTTCCAATGTTCGAATGCTTGTCCAGCTCTTGCCTGTCCTGCTGCTTCTGCTGCTCAACTTCCTGCCATCCTCTGAACCGGTCTACTCCCTCTCCCGCTCCTACCCTTATGAGCACAAGTTCCAAACCCCACGTGGAGTcgcatactatgtcaagttgcctAATTTTGAGGAGCAGTATCCACACCAGAGCACTGAGCGTACAACACTGGAGCGCCATGTTGAGAGGGATTACTACTCAATAATAACACAGAATTGTAGGGTTGAGATGCAGCGCCGCCAGTGGGGGTTAGCCTACCAGACACCGCACTGTGACATGCTTCAGAAATTTGAGGCCACCACTGCACAGTAA